A single window of uncultured Methanospirillum sp. DNA harbors:
- a CDS encoding chemotaxis protein CheW → MNNQKPQLDHLDEDNVGDEIQVVEFILGDNKFAINLFDVREIVESIKITPLPHSAMHIKGIIDLRGEISTIIDLKTILNIGRINTIGQNDSRFIVLDDRVTQTKTGILVDDVTSVLTIPTSDIEQTSKDSEDNSHILGIIKKNVSDREETKKELVMWIDIHKILQDADQKVRI, encoded by the coding sequence ATGAACAATCAAAAACCACAACTGGATCATCTTGATGAAGATAATGTTGGAGATGAAATCCAGGTAGTAGAGTTTATTCTGGGTGATAATAAATTTGCAATCAACCTGTTTGATGTTCGGGAGATTGTTGAATCAATAAAAATTACTCCCCTTCCTCATTCTGCAATGCACATAAAAGGTATAATAGATCTTCGAGGAGAGATTTCCACGATAATTGATCTTAAAACTATCTTGAATATCGGAAGGATAAACACAATTGGACAGAATGATTCTCGGTTTATTGTACTTGATGATCGTGTAACTCAGACAAAAACCGGTATTTTGGTGGATGATGTTACATCTGTATTGACCATACCTACTTCAGATATCGAACAAACATCAAAAGACAGTGAAGATAATTCACATATTCTAGGTATTATTAAAAAAAATGTATCTGATCGTGAGGAGACAAAAAAGGAACTTGTGATGTGGATTGATATCCATAAAATTTTACAAGATGCAGATCAAAAAGTAAGAATATAA
- a CDS encoding methyl-accepting chemotaxis protein, with protein MKQSAQLPDHSHYEISDVDLFDALDLPVLTVDRSLAIKTINIPAAILAGIPPEFCIGKDYREIFGIEDGGEGKDPAESAISMAIPSAGEGIARFKSGPVPIKYGSKPIFNNNGEVLGSVNYILDQRHKAVVKEITQVLNNIQDGHLDARTDSSRYQGDAKNILEAVNNIIESMSKPLMDASIRLKHLNDGIVPEYMDTKGLGFFRDFAETVNTTIIGKSEDLSQEKSLNQSSGITVSHFDALSIPVMIVDEWSQILYANPIACAAVRKSHEDLLNESITLAFTKSEALVVGDAIKSVLAGEKADAQISVHLPREESSMLCLIDPVKNSSRTSIGAVLTFISGTSGDTSVIEDLERVMREVEEGSLKATIAEEKYSGDSRVIVDTINHLIRSLSDPLTLFATTISQTSAGKIPDRISRQYSGELAEIATDLNNTIDAIDLLVSDGLLLTKAIEEGKLGIRTDATRHQGQFRDVIEGFNKTLDTVIEPLNMTAEYMDRISKGDIPAKITDEYRGDFNEIKNNLNVCIDAINLLVSDGLLLKAAVQEGKLGTRTDASKHFGQFREVIDGINNILDAVVEPLNMTAEYMDRISKGDIPAKITDEYRGDFNEIKNNLNVCIDAINLLVSDGLFLTTAIEEGKLDTRSDVSKHFGEFKAVIQGFNNTLDAVVEPLNMTAEYMDRISKGDIPAKITDEYRGDFNEIKNNLNVCIDAINLLVSDGLLLKAAVQEGKLGTRTDASKHFGQFREVIDGINNILDAVVEPLNMTAEYMDRISKGDIPAKITDEYRGDFNEIKNNLNVCIDAINLLVSDGLSLTTAIEEGKLDTRSDVSKHFGEFKAVIQGFNNTLDAVVEPLNMTAEYMDRISKGDIPAKITDEYRGDFNEIKNNLNVCIDAINLLVSDGLSLTTAIEEGKLDTRSDVSKHFGEFKAVIQGFNNTLDAVVEPLNMTAEYMDRISKGDIPAKITDEYRGDFNEIKNNLNVCIDAINLLVSDGLSLTTAIEEGKLDTRSDVSKHFGEFKAVIQGFNNTLDAVVEPLNMTAEYMDRISKGDIPAKITDEYHGDFNEIKNNLNVCIDAINLLVSDGLSLTTAIEEGKLDTRSDVSKHFGEFNAVIQGFNNTLDAVVEPLNMTAEYMDRISKGDIPAKITDEYRGDFNEIKNNLNVCIDAINLLVSDGLSLTTAIEEGKLDTRSDVSKHFGEFKAVIQGFNNTLDAVVEPLNMTAEYMDRISKGDIPAKITDEYRGDFNEIKNNLNVCIDAINLLVSDGLLLTTAIEEGKLDTRSDVSKHFGEFKAVIQGFNNTLDAVVEPLNMTAEYMDRISKGDIPAKITDEYRGDFNEIKNNLNVCIDAVNLLISDTKMLTEAAVEGILDTRADEAKHRGDFRTIVSGVNDTLDSVVTPIRDALRVSKDYANYNFTTRIDSSLKMAGEWIEFKNALDNIGIQISDAIGLVNNQLLELASNAEEAASSIEEVSSGAQQIAQNTGKVSGNAERGNDGIIQVLKAMEDLNLTVGEVSQRAEQVSSFATQANEFSRIGIDLAKKSEISMEEITRSSVEVDKIVNDIDHQMEEIGKIVRLISDIANQTNLLALNAAIEAARAGEAGRGFAVVAAEVKSLAQDSRQSAENIADMISNLQDKAKQATVAMKKSGETVEEGSQSLTKTLEAFTKIADSIEDITRNTVDVASASEEQAASVQEVTASINEVSNLVINTANEAGDAAAATEEASASIEQISRIFLNVNEIVDSVSHEIRKFVV; from the coding sequence ATGAAACAGTCTGCACAATTACCCGACCACTCTCACTATGAGATTTCTGATGTTGATCTTTTTGATGCATTGGATCTCCCGGTCTTAACCGTAGATCGTTCCCTTGCAATAAAAACCATAAATATCCCTGCTGCCATTCTTGCAGGTATTCCTCCTGAATTTTGTATTGGAAAAGATTATCGAGAAATATTCGGCATTGAAGATGGCGGTGAAGGAAAAGATCCAGCAGAATCGGCGATTTCTATGGCCATACCCAGTGCAGGTGAAGGAATAGCCCGTTTTAAATCTGGTCCGGTCCCTATAAAATATGGCTCTAAACCCATTTTTAATAATAATGGCGAAGTATTAGGTTCGGTTAACTATATCTTAGATCAGCGTCACAAAGCTGTTGTCAAAGAGATTACCCAGGTTTTAAATAATATTCAGGATGGTCACCTGGATGCACGAACTGATTCTTCCCGATATCAGGGTGATGCCAAAAACATACTGGAAGCAGTGAATAATATAATCGAAAGTATGAGCAAACCGCTCATGGATGCTTCTATCAGGTTAAAACATCTCAATGATGGGATAGTCCCCGAATATATGGATACCAAGGGACTTGGATTTTTTAGGGATTTTGCTGAAACAGTGAACACGACAATAATCGGGAAATCAGAAGATTTGTCCCAGGAAAAGTCTTTGAACCAATCATCAGGCATAACAGTAAGTCATTTTGATGCACTCTCAATTCCGGTAATGATAGTGGATGAATGGTCTCAAATCCTGTATGCAAATCCGATAGCATGTGCCGCTGTGAGGAAATCACATGAGGATCTCCTGAATGAGTCGATAACTCTCGCGTTTACAAAGAGTGAGGCTCTTGTAGTCGGGGATGCTATTAAAAGTGTTCTTGCAGGGGAGAAGGCTGATGCTCAAATATCAGTACATCTTCCTAGAGAAGAATCATCAATGTTGTGTCTTATAGATCCGGTGAAGAATTCATCCAGAACCAGCATTGGTGCTGTTTTGACGTTTATTTCAGGAACATCCGGGGATACCAGCGTAATTGAAGATCTAGAACGGGTTATGCGGGAAGTTGAAGAGGGTTCTCTGAAAGCAACTATTGCTGAAGAGAAATATTCAGGTGATTCCCGGGTTATTGTAGATACCATTAACCATCTCATTAGATCATTATCAGATCCTCTGACTCTTTTTGCAACCACAATCAGCCAGACTAGTGCTGGAAAGATCCCGGATCGAATATCCAGGCAATACTCCGGAGAACTTGCAGAAATCGCAACTGATCTTAACAACACAATTGATGCAATAGACCTTCTCGTCTCTGATGGCCTCCTTCTCACCAAAGCCATCGAAGAAGGGAAATTGGGTATTCGGACTGATGCTACCCGTCATCAGGGTCAATTCAGAGATGTCATTGAAGGGTTTAACAAGACTCTGGATACAGTAATAGAGCCCTTGAATATGACTGCTGAATATATGGACCGTATCTCAAAAGGAGATATTCCCGCGAAAATTACAGATGAATATCGGGGAGATTTCAACGAGATTAAAAATAATCTGAATGTCTGTATTGATGCAATCAACTTACTGGTTTCTGACGGTCTACTCCTGAAGGCTGCAGTTCAGGAAGGAAAACTCGGAACCAGAACCGATGCATCCAAACACTTCGGTCAATTCAGAGAGGTTATCGACGGCATTAATAATATTCTGGATGCAGTGGTTGAGCCTCTGAATATGACTGCTGAATACATGGACCGTATCTCAAAAGGAGATATTCCCGCGAAAATTACAGATGAATACCGGGGAGATTTCAATGAGATCAAAAATAATCTTAACGTCTGTATTGATGCAATAAACCTCCTGGTCTCTGATGGCTTATTTCTCACCACTGCTATTGAGGAAGGCAAACTTGATACCAGATCTGATGTTAGCAAACACTTTGGCGAGTTCAAAGCAGTAATCCAGGGATTCAATAATACACTCGATGCAGTGGTTGAGCCTCTGAATATGACTGCTGAATACATGGACCGTATCTCAAAAGGAGATATTCCCGCGAAAATTACAGATGAATATCGGGGAGATTTCAACGAGATTAAAAATAATCTGAATGTCTGTATTGATGCAATCAACTTACTGGTTTCTGATGGTCTGCTCCTGAAGGCTGCAGTTCAGGAAGGAAAACTCGGAACCAGAACCGATGCATCCAAACACTTCGGTCAATTCAGAGAGGTTATCGACGGCATTAATAATATTCTGGATGCAGTGGTTGAGCCTCTGAATATGACTGCTGAATACATGGACCGTATATCTAAAGGAGATATTCCCGCGAAAATTACAGATGAATATCGGGGAGATTTCAATGAGATCAAAAATAATCTTAACGTCTGTATTGATGCAATAAACCTCCTGGTCTCTGATGGCTTATCACTCACTACTGCTATCGAGGAAGGGAAACTTGATACCAGGTCTGATGTTAGCAAACACTTTGGCGAGTTCAAAGCAGTAATCCAGGGATTCAATAATACACTCGATGCAGTGGTTGAGCCTCTGAATATGACTGCTGAATACATGGACCGTATATCAAAAGGAGATATTCCCGCGAAAATTACAGATGAATACCGGGGAGATTTCAACGAGATCAAAAATAATCTTAACGTCTGTATTGATGCAATAAACCTCCTGGTCTCTGATGGCTTATCACTCACTACTGCTATCGAGGAAGGGAAACTTGATACCAGGTCTGATGTTAGCAAACACTTTGGCGAATTCAAAGCAGTAATCCAGGGATTCAATAATACACTCGATGCAGTGGTTGAGCCTCTGAATATGACTGCTGAATACATGGACCGTATATCTAAAGGAGATATTCCCGCGAAAATTACAGATGAATACCGGGGAGATTTCAACGAGATCAAAAATAATCTTAACGTCTGTATTGATGCAATAAACCTCCTGGTCTCTGATGGCTTATCACTCACTACTGCTATCGAGGAAGGGAAACTTGATACCAGGTCTGATGTTAGCAAACACTTTGGCGAGTTCAAAGCAGTAATCCAGGGATTCAATAATACACTCGATGCAGTGGTTGAGCCTCTGAATATGACTGCTGAATACATGGACCGTATATCAAAAGGAGATATTCCCGCGAAAATTACAGATGAATATCATGGAGATTTCAACGAGATCAAAAATAATCTTAACGTCTGTATTGATGCAATAAACCTCCTGGTCTCTGATGGCTTATCACTCACCACTGCTATCGAGGAAGGGAAACTTGATACCAGGTCTGATGTTAGCAAACACTTTGGCGAGTTCAATGCAGTAATCCAGGGATTCAATAATACACTCGATGCAGTGGTTGAGCCTCTGAATATGACTGCTGAATACATGGACCGTATATCAAAAGGAGATATTCCCGCGAAAATTACAGATGAATACCGGGGAGATTTCAACGAGATCAAAAATAATCTTAACGTCTGTATTGATGCAATAAACCTCCTGGTCTCTGATGGCTTATCACTCACTACTGCTATCGAGGAAGGGAAACTTGATACCAGATCTGATGTTAGCAAACACTTTGGCGAGTTCAAAGCAGTAATCCAGGGATTCAATAATACACTCGATGCAGTGGTTGAGCCTCTGAATATGACTGCTGAATACATGGACCGTATATCTAAAGGAGATATTCCCGCGAAAATTACAGATGAATATCGGGGAGATTTCAACGAGATCAAAAATAATCTTAACGTCTGTATTGATGCAATAAACCTCCTGGTCTCTGATGGCTTATTACTCACCACTGCTATTGAGGAAGGGAAACTTGATACCAGGTCTGATGTTAGCAAACACTTTGGCGAGTTCAAAGCAGTAATCCAGGGATTCAATAATACACTCGATGCAGTGGTTGAGCCTCTGAATATGACTGCTGAATACATGGACCGTATATCTAAAGGAGATATTCCCGCGAAAATTACAGATGAATACCGGGGAGATTTCAACGAGATCAAAAATAATCTTAACGTCTGTATTGATGCCGTGAATCTGCTAATATCTGATACAAAGATGCTTACTGAAGCTGCAGTAGAAGGGATTCTTGATACCCGTGCTGATGAAGCAAAACATAGAGGTGACTTCCGTACGATCGTATCGGGTGTAAATGATACCCTGGACAGTGTTGTTACACCGATTCGCGATGCATTAAGGGTTTCGAAAGATTATGCAAATTATAACTTCACTACTCGGATAGACTCTTCTCTTAAGATGGCAGGAGAATGGATTGAGTTTAAAAATGCCCTTGATAATATTGGGATTCAAATTAGCGATGCTATAGGACTTGTCAACAATCAACTTCTGGAGCTTGCTTCAAACGCAGAAGAAGCAGCATCTAGTATCGAAGAAGTGTCTTCAGGAGCACAACAAATTGCTCAAAATACCGGTAAAGTGAGTGGTAATGCTGAACGAGGCAACGACGGAATTATCCAGGTACTCAAGGCCATGGAAGATCTCAATCTTACTGTTGGTGAAGTATCTCAAAGAGCAGAACAGGTCTCATCATTCGCTACTCAAGCAAATGAATTCTCACGAATTGGTATAGATTTAGCAAAAAAATCAGAAATTTCTATGGAAGAAATCACTCGCTCTTCAGTGGAGGTTGATAAGATTGTTAATGATATTGATCACCAGATGGAAGAGATAGGAAAGATTGTCCGCCTCATATCTGATATTGCTAATCAAACTAACCTACTAGCATTGAATGCTGCGATAGAAGCTGCCCGTGCAGGGGAAGCAGGTCGTGGATTTGCGGTAGTTGCTGCTGAAGTTAAGTCACTTGCTCAGGACTCTAGACAGTCTGCAGAGAATATTGCTGATATGATCTCAAATTTACAGGATAAAGCCAAACAAGCAACTGTTGCTATGAAAAAATCTGGAGAGACAGTAGAAGAAGGGAGTCAGTCTTTAACAAAAACATTAGAAGCTTTTACTAAAATCGCAGATTCGATTGAAGATATTACCCGTAATACAGTTGATGTAGCATCAGCATCAGAAGAACAGGCTGCTTCAGTTCAGGAAGTGACAGCAAGTATTAATGAAGTCTCTAATCTTGTGATAAATACCGCAAATGAAGCAGGTGATGCAGCAGCTGCTACTGAAGAAGCCTCTGCTTCAATTGAACAGATAAGTAGAATTTTCTTAAATGTCAATGAGATTGTAGATTCAGTATCGCATGAAATAAGAAAATTTGTGGTGTGA
- the istB gene encoding IS21-like element helper ATPase IstB, with protein MTPELEDLCKQLHIAGVYQFIQEQCGSDPDTISILTNACQFELKIRMTNRQIRTLKLAGFPTQKRFDELSVEALPDDGRRILQDLKLLNFIQETKNVVFIGNSGTGKTHMAIATGVCACENNYKVIFKTAAGLVNELLEAKRAGRFTLLMRQFKKIDILILDELGYITFDLEGAELLFQILAARYEILSTVITTNLPFSEWIKVFHDKTLTAALLDRITHRAIVVNMNGSSYRRRSSKS; from the coding sequence ATGACGCCGGAACTAGAAGATCTGTGTAAACAACTCCATATTGCCGGTGTTTACCAATTTATCCAGGAGCAGTGTGGTTCTGATCCGGATACAATTTCTATTCTGACAAACGCTTGTCAATTCGAACTGAAAATCAGGATGACAAACCGTCAGATACGAACACTAAAACTGGCAGGATTTCCTACTCAAAAGAGATTTGATGAGTTGTCAGTAGAGGCATTACCTGATGATGGGAGAAGGATTCTGCAGGATCTAAAACTACTCAACTTTATTCAGGAAACGAAAAATGTTGTGTTTATTGGTAATTCTGGGACCGGAAAGACTCACATGGCTATTGCAACAGGAGTTTGTGCATGTGAGAATAACTACAAAGTAATTTTTAAAACGGCAGCGGGGTTGGTGAATGAATTGCTTGAAGCAAAACGAGCAGGGAGATTCACCCTCTTGATGAGGCAGTTTAAGAAGATTGATATTCTTATCCTGGATGAACTCGGCTACATAACCTTTGATTTGGAGGGAGCTGAGTTGTTGTTTCAGATCCTTGCTGCAAGATATGAGATACTTAGTACGGTGATTACAACGAATTTACCGTTTTCTGAATGGATAAAAGTGTTCCATGATAAAACTCTGACCGCTGCTCTGCTTGACCGGATCACCCATCGAGCAATTGTTGTCAATATGAATGGTTCGAGTTATAGAAGAAGGTCCAGCAAATCCTAA
- the istA gene encoding IS21 family transposase: protein MAEIQQIVASYNRCGSYSQVAREFHISRNTVKKYVLRVNEVRSGLRDEILPSNRKIIQPPRVVTDEILLHIHTLLEQNLTRPRKQRMNARQIFDQVTQTGYSISYATVKRLISSWNKSHSSREVYILQEPEPGYRAEFDWCEVSLQIKGVWTKVSMAVMVLTYSLFRFARLYYHETQQEVIDAHIQFFTEIQSVPRYIYYDNLRAVYDYSRKKFQDTYLQFASHYGYSYEVCNPASPHEKGTDEESVSYIRRNAFGERTSFESIQEAQEWLIASLEQINSKNVYRRDKTPIEALKDEQKSMFSLPSLDYSNVLTKLARISKYSFVTFDRNYYSVPDTYRQKHILLKISQEQIDLLSGSELITSHQRLYVKGQYSLNICHFLKTFERKPGSLQHSKVIQQAPPALQNLFESHYKEKPLEFIQILNLTAICTVPQLVSAIEKLQKNHILPGYDTIRMILNNTPSPVTESLERFDMIDVQEPDLTVYDQVMECTA, encoded by the coding sequence ATGGCAGAGATCCAACAAATCGTTGCATCTTACAATAGATGCGGCTCATATAGCCAGGTTGCACGAGAGTTCCACATCTCTCGTAACACGGTCAAGAAGTATGTTCTCCGGGTAAATGAGGTTAGATCCGGACTTAGGGATGAGATCCTTCCTTCAAATCGTAAAATAATTCAACCTCCTCGGGTTGTGACAGATGAAATCCTGCTCCACATCCACACTCTCCTCGAACAAAACCTGACCCGTCCTAGAAAACAGAGGATGAATGCACGGCAGATCTTTGATCAGGTTACTCAAACCGGTTACTCGATCAGTTATGCTACCGTCAAACGACTCATATCCTCATGGAATAAATCCCATTCTTCACGAGAAGTGTATATTCTCCAGGAGCCAGAACCCGGTTATCGAGCAGAGTTTGACTGGTGTGAAGTCAGTCTTCAAATCAAAGGAGTCTGGACGAAAGTATCCATGGCAGTCATGGTCCTGACCTACTCGTTATTCCGATTCGCCCGACTGTATTACCATGAAACCCAGCAAGAAGTTATCGATGCCCATATTCAGTTCTTTACCGAGATTCAGTCTGTTCCGCGGTACATCTATTATGACAATCTTAGAGCAGTCTATGACTATTCAAGGAAAAAGTTCCAGGATACATACCTTCAATTTGCATCTCATTACGGCTATTCCTATGAAGTATGTAATCCGGCTTCTCCGCATGAAAAGGGAACAGATGAAGAGAGCGTCAGTTATATCAGAAGGAATGCATTCGGAGAACGGACATCATTTGAGTCAATCCAAGAAGCTCAGGAGTGGCTCATTGCATCTCTTGAGCAAATAAATAGTAAAAACGTATATCGAAGGGACAAGACTCCCATTGAGGCTTTGAAGGATGAACAGAAATCTATGTTTTCGCTTCCATCTCTTGATTATTCGAACGTACTAACTAAATTAGCCCGAATTTCAAAGTATTCATTTGTAACCTTTGACCGTAATTATTACTCAGTTCCTGATACCTATCGTCAAAAACACATTCTGCTCAAAATCTCTCAGGAACAGATAGATCTCCTATCTGGCTCTGAATTGATCACATCACACCAGAGATTGTATGTGAAAGGGCAGTACTCTCTCAATATTTGCCATTTCCTGAAAACATTTGAAAGAAAACCGGGATCCCTTCAACATTCAAAAGTTATTCAACAGGCTCCTCCTGCTCTTCAAAATCTTTTTGAATCGCATTACAAGGAAAAGCCGTTGGAATTCATTCAGATACTTAACCTGACTGCCATATGTACCGTACCTCAATTGGTTTCTGCAATTGAAAAACTACAGAAAAACCATATTCTACCGGGATATGATACAATTCGAATGATTTTAAATAATACTCCTTCTCCGGTCACTGAGTCATTAGAAAGATTTGATATGATCGATGTACAGGAGCCGGATCTCACTGTATATGATCAGGTGATGGAGTGTACAGCATGA
- a CDS encoding response regulator, whose protein sequence is MIHILFVDDVPELLEIGKKFLEMNPGFIVDTTSSGKIALQLIQNITYDVIISDYSMPEMNGLEFLIQVRSINTFIPFIFFTSQDEEKLMLTLIGS, encoded by the coding sequence ATGATTCATATATTATTCGTAGATGATGTTCCTGAACTTCTTGAAATCGGGAAAAAGTTTCTGGAAATGAATCCCGGTTTTATTGTGGATACCACCAGTTCAGGAAAAATAGCTCTTCAACTGATTCAAAATATTACTTATGATGTAATTATATCAGATTATTCGATGCCTGAAATGAACGGTTTAGAATTCTTAATTCAAGTTCGTTCAATAAATACCTTTATTCCCTTCATTTTTTTTACCAGTCAGGATGAAGAGAAACTCATGTTAACGCTCATTGGATCTTGA